A section of the Candidatus Cloacimonadota bacterium genome encodes:
- the waaF gene encoding lipopolysaccharide heptosyltransferase II — protein MKILIIRLSSIGDIVLTEPVVRCLKEFYPDAEIEYLTKEQYKPLIEFFQGVSKIIPYTNNNQTANLLKDKQYDILIDLHGKYKTWCLKNKLQAKVKVTYNKQHLQRRLIVKKLTKKSIDSTLQLYMSIFSKLKLDVSGKEYQPSLTINTDRKDIRVKMKIGDDEEQKKMVGIFPGALHQTKRYPIKQFAEFIDLCAQGNKFRFVLLGSEKDSPLAREIEDLCQVKPLNWCRKFELKQLIEFISMFDVIITNDSGPMHMAAALNKKQIAIFGATHPKLGFRPLNDKAKIIQIDLSCRPCSLHGGSTCPRIHFKCMKNITPDMLKKALFSFYSS, from the coding sequence GTGAAAATACTAATTATTCGTTTGAGTTCGATAGGGGACATTGTTCTGACAGAGCCGGTAGTTCGTTGCTTAAAAGAGTTCTATCCCGATGCTGAGATCGAGTATCTTACTAAAGAACAATACAAACCATTAATTGAGTTTTTTCAAGGTGTAAGTAAAATAATTCCTTATACGAACAATAATCAGACAGCAAATTTATTGAAGGATAAACAATATGATATTTTAATCGACCTGCATGGAAAATACAAAACATGGTGTTTGAAAAATAAGCTGCAAGCAAAAGTCAAAGTTACTTATAATAAACAACATCTGCAGAGACGTTTAATAGTTAAAAAACTGACGAAGAAATCAATAGATTCGACTCTGCAACTATATATGAGCATCTTTTCCAAATTAAAACTTGATGTTTCGGGAAAAGAATATCAGCCCAGCTTAACAATCAATACTGACCGCAAAGATATAAGAGTCAAAATGAAGATTGGTGATGATGAAGAACAGAAAAAAATGGTGGGGATCTTTCCCGGTGCTTTACATCAGACCAAACGGTATCCCATAAAACAGTTTGCAGAGTTTATTGATCTATGTGCACAGGGAAATAAATTTCGCTTTGTTCTCCTCGGTTCTGAAAAAGATTCCCCATTAGCCAGAGAAATTGAGGATCTCTGTCAGGTCAAACCACTCAATTGGTGCAGAAAATTTGAATTAAAACAACTGATAGAGTTCATTTCTATGTTTGATGTTATTATCACCAATGACAGTGGACCCATGCATATGGCAGCTGCCTTGAACAAAAAACAGATCGCTATCTTCGGTGCTACGCACCCTAAACTCGGATTCCGACCATTAAACGACAAAGCCAAGATAATTCAGATCGATCTGTCTTGCCGACCTTGTTCTCTTCACGGTGGGAGTACATGTCCCCGCATTCATTTTAAATGTATGAAGAATATTACCCCGGATATGCTCAAGAAAGCTCTTTTCAGCTTTTATTCCAGTTAA
- the alaS gene encoding alanine--tRNA ligase, translated as MTGNEIRKQFIDFFKEKDHVEVRSAPVIPFEDPTLLFTNAGMNQFKDIFLGKKAAQHKRVVNSQKCIRAGGKHNDLEEVGLDGYHHTFFEMLGNWSFGDYYKKEAIIWAWELLTKLWKIPAEKLYATVHQTDDEAYRIWEKETDIDKTHIEYHGDKDNFWEMGETGPCGPCSEIHIDYGEEFCNLKGQKDHQCRVNGDCHRFFELWNLVFIQFFRDEEGKLNPLEKQFVDTGAGFERLCQVLQHKKSNYDTDVFQSIIKAIIDISGKNYEPEEDQQSIKNIEHRVIADHIRTLCIAIADGGYPSNDGRGYVLRRILRRAARFGRLLGLKKPFLYLLTDNVIHIMGDTYPELKEKEVYIKTVIKAEEERFNETLDKGLEKFAEICKTAQNNTITGKDLFILYDTFGFPPDLTELLAREKNMLVDQQGFAEEMEKQRQLARESSSFKMKNEEENWSEFSSVAATEFMGYKTTSTKSRILKYIKLPDGMIKIVLDKTPFYHEAGGQVADKGKIVNNDVEIDIYDVKKENELIVHYGKIVKGEISDQELESSINIEYRLNIQRNHTATHLLHAALREVFGPHIQQKGSLVAADHLRFDFTHFKALDEREIEIVEKIINQKVRECIPLHVEYKQFEEAKREGAIALFGEKYEDQVRAVKIGDYSHELCGGTHIRCTGEIGLIKIISESASASGIRRIVAITGSFAEDFVRKIEKELSYIAGVLNVPLVQLTDKVIKLSEEHKKLIKEKESRQQQHAGKDLDDILATASEIKGIKVVTGIAEVSNSSALRNLGDVLKEKLKSGIGVLGAAIENKASFLVVVTSDLTAVIKAGDIAAQLAVLVGGKGGGRPDMAMSGGKDLHKLSSAIDEVANIVSGIVNKT; from the coding sequence ATGACAGGAAATGAGATAAGAAAACAGTTTATTGATTTCTTTAAAGAGAAAGACCATGTTGAGGTTAGATCAGCACCGGTAATTCCCTTTGAAGATCCTACTCTTCTCTTTACAAATGCCGGAATGAATCAGTTTAAAGATATCTTTCTTGGTAAGAAAGCTGCTCAGCACAAGAGAGTTGTCAATAGTCAAAAGTGTATTCGGGCTGGAGGCAAACACAACGATCTGGAAGAGGTGGGGCTGGATGGATATCATCATACTTTCTTCGAAATGCTTGGTAATTGGTCTTTTGGGGATTATTACAAAAAAGAAGCCATAATCTGGGCATGGGAACTGCTAACGAAACTTTGGAAGATACCGGCAGAGAAACTTTATGCAACAGTACACCAAACAGATGATGAGGCATATCGTATCTGGGAAAAAGAAACCGATATAGATAAGACACATATTGAATATCATGGCGATAAAGATAATTTCTGGGAGATGGGGGAGACCGGTCCCTGTGGTCCCTGTTCGGAGATACATATAGATTACGGTGAAGAATTCTGTAACCTAAAAGGTCAAAAAGATCACCAGTGCCGTGTTAACGGTGATTGTCACAGGTTTTTTGAGCTCTGGAATCTCGTGTTTATCCAGTTCTTTCGAGATGAAGAGGGAAAATTAAATCCCTTAGAAAAACAGTTTGTCGATACGGGAGCCGGCTTTGAGAGACTATGTCAGGTCTTACAACATAAAAAATCAAATTACGATACCGATGTCTTTCAATCTATCATCAAAGCTATAATAGATATTTCAGGTAAAAACTATGAACCAGAAGAAGATCAGCAAAGCATCAAGAACATCGAACATAGAGTTATAGCCGATCATATCAGAACTCTCTGTATAGCTATAGCTGACGGGGGATACCCCTCTAATGATGGTAGAGGATATGTCTTACGAAGAATATTGAGGAGAGCTGCTCGTTTTGGCAGATTGTTAGGGTTGAAAAAACCTTTTCTCTATCTACTTACTGACAATGTTATACATATTATGGGAGATACATATCCGGAGCTAAAAGAGAAAGAGGTCTATATAAAAACTGTGATCAAAGCGGAAGAAGAACGCTTCAACGAGACTCTCGATAAAGGTCTGGAAAAATTTGCTGAGATCTGCAAAACTGCCCAGAATAATACTATTACAGGTAAAGATCTGTTTATCCTTTATGATACATTTGGATTTCCTCCCGATCTGACAGAGCTTTTAGCAAGAGAGAAAAATATGCTGGTCGATCAACAGGGGTTTGCCGAAGAAATGGAGAAGCAGCGTCAATTAGCCCGTGAAAGTTCTTCTTTTAAAATGAAGAATGAAGAAGAAAATTGGTCAGAGTTCTCATCCGTCGCTGCTACCGAATTTATGGGATATAAAACCACTTCAACAAAGAGCAGGATCCTCAAATATATCAAATTGCCAGATGGAATGATAAAAATTGTTCTCGATAAAACTCCGTTTTATCATGAGGCAGGAGGACAAGTCGCTGATAAAGGAAAGATTGTTAATAACGATGTAGAGATAGATATCTATGATGTAAAAAAGGAGAATGAGCTCATAGTCCACTATGGTAAGATAGTCAAAGGTGAGATTTCTGATCAAGAATTAGAATCCTCAATTAACATTGAATATCGGCTCAATATCCAGAGAAATCACACGGCTACACACCTATTACATGCTGCTTTGCGTGAGGTGTTCGGTCCTCATATCCAACAGAAAGGGTCTTTGGTAGCTGCAGATCATCTCCGTTTCGATTTTACCCATTTTAAAGCATTAGATGAACGAGAGATCGAAATAGTAGAAAAGATCATCAATCAAAAGGTTAGAGAATGTATTCCACTACATGTTGAATATAAACAGTTCGAAGAAGCTAAAAGAGAGGGAGCAATAGCTCTTTTTGGTGAAAAATACGAAGATCAGGTTCGTGCGGTTAAAATAGGAGATTATTCTCATGAATTATGCGGAGGTACACACATTCGTTGTACCGGTGAAATCGGGCTCATTAAGATAATCTCTGAATCTGCTTCTGCTTCTGGTATCAGGAGAATTGTTGCCATCACCGGCTCTTTTGCAGAAGATTTCGTCAGGAAAATTGAAAAGGAGTTGTCTTACATTGCCGGAGTGTTGAATGTCCCATTGGTACAACTGACAGACAAGGTTATCAAATTATCAGAAGAGCATAAAAAACTAATCAAAGAGAAAGAGAGCAGGCAACAACAGCATGCCGGAAAGGATTTAGATGATATTCTGGCTACTGCTTCTGAAATCAAAGGGATAAAGGTGGTTACGGGTATAGCAGAAGTCTCAAACAGTTCAGCCCTGAGAAATCTGGGAGATGTATTAAAAGAGAAGCTCAAAAGCGGTATTGGTGTCTTAGGAGCAGCTATTGAAAACAAAGCATCTTTTCTGGTTGTTGTGACTTCTGATCTAACCGCAGTTATAAAAGCGGGAGATATTGCAGCTCAATTGGCTGTCTTGGTTGGTGGTAAAGGTGGAGGAAGACCCGATATGGCTATGTCAGGTGGTAAAGATCTACACAAGCTCTCTTCTGCAATAGATGAAGTAGCTAATATCGTTAGTGGAATAGTTAACAAAACTTAA